The Deltaproteobacteria bacterium nucleotide sequence AGACGGCCATCCGCGACAGCGGTTTCCCCGGTCGAGGACTGGGGAACAGGTACGGTCCGCGCGGGGGCCGCAGGCGCCAGTACTCACGCAGCGTGGCCAGCAGCCGTGGGCTCAGCATGACGTACCGATCCTTGCCGCCCTTGCCGGCGCGCACCCGAATCAGCATCCGCTGGCTATCGATGTCGGTGGGCAGCAGCGCACACAGCTCGCTCACCCGAAGCCCCGCCCCATAGGCGGCCATCAGCATCGCGCGGTGCTTCGGCCGACTCACGGCACGGAGCAACCGCTCGATTTCGGCTTGGCTCAGAACCTCCGGCAATCGCTCGCGCTCCCGGCGGGGGAACGGGATGCGTCGCACCACCCAGGGCCGGTCCAACGTCACCCGGTAGAGAAAGTGGATGGCCGCGACGTACACGCCGTGCGTCGAACGACTGACGCGTTTCTCCTGGACGAGGTAGTCGAGAAACGCACGGATCTCCGATTCCCCGAGTGCCTTCGGGGATCGCTGGTAGTACGCCACGAACCGCTCGGCGCACCGCAGGTACATTCGCTGCGTCACGGGACTCAGACCCCGCAACCGCAGATCGACCGCCATCCGCTCTCGCAGTGCTCCCATGGACTCGCTCCTTTCCGTCGTCGCACTCGGACATCGAGTGTCGACGCGGAACGGAGCGCATCTCGGCGCTGATGACCAGCGGCCATCGGGAGCGACAATCGTCAGCCGGGGGCGTCGGCGGCCCTCGGGGTGTCGCGATCACATCATCGCAGCTGCCGCGGAGCGGCTTCGTTCAACCGGTACTTATCAGACGCTGGACGACCACCCTCTACCGCCCCAGCTTCACGACGGAGCTGCCTATACGACGCGGACGGGGAGCGGCGGTGATAGGCCGCGAGGGCCCGCACGCACCGCAGACGCACGTGTTCTCACTGCGGCGGCGCAGTCGCAGCTCCCCCTCCATCCGGTCACGCAGTCCCATGGTCCTCCTCCTCTCGGCGCCCGGGAAAACCGGGCGCGGCGAAGGAGGAAGAGGGCGTGACACGACGGCGGACGCTAAGCGTGCGGACGGCGCGGCGACCGTGGGGCGACACTACGGAGCGGGGTGGGTCTGAATCCGTGCTGCCGCGAAGCAGGGCCCAGGACTTCGGTGCCGCTCTCGTCCAACCGCATGACTACGGAGCGTGGAGCCAGCGCTCGGCACACGCTTCGGCCGTGCCGATCATGTTCGTCAACTCCGCGAGGCAGCTGGGTGAGAGGGTCCGTTTCTTCTCGGCCCGAGCCGCGAGCCTGGCCG carries:
- a CDS encoding integrase; this encodes MGALRERMAVDLRLRGLSPVTQRMYLRCAERFVAYYQRSPKALGESEIRAFLDYLVQEKRVSRSTHGVYVAAIHFLYRVTLDRPWVVRRIPFPRRERERLPEVLSQAEIERLLRAVSRPKHRAMLMAAYGAGLRVSELCALLPTDIDSQRMLIRVRAGKGGKDRYVMLSPRLLATLREYWRLRPPRGPYLFPSPRPGKPLSRMAV